The sequence GCCTGTTACTTCCTGCTCCCGGCGCGCTGGGCGGTGGTCGGCATGGCCGCCGCCTACGGCCTCGCGTACGCGATCGGTGTGGGCGTCGCCTGGAACCGGCTGCGCAAGCGGCTCGGCGGCGATCTGGATGGCACACGAGTGCTGCGGACCTACGCCCGGCTCGGCATCGCCTCGGTGCCGGCGGCCCTGCTCAGCGGCGCGGCCTGCTACGGCATCGGCCACACGCTCGGCCAGGGCGTCATCGGCTCCTTCGCCGCGCTGATCGCGGGCACCGCGGTCCTGCTCGGCATCTTCTTCGTCGCCGCTCGCCGGATGCGGATCGAGGAGCTCAACTCGCTCGTGGGAATGGTCCGCGGGCGTCTGGGGCGCTGAGGTGGGGGTAGGCGCACAACCATCGTCCGCCGCCGTGTGTCGTGCATAGCGGCGGACTGTGGGCACAATTGGTTTCGGCGTCGGACAGCGTGCAACGGATGGGGAGGCAGGGACGACGGTGGCGGAACGGAGCACGGCTGCCGTCGACGTGGCAGACAACAACGGCGAGCAGCCGTTGACCGCCAAGGCGGACCAGTCCACGGCCGACGGGGTGGCCCAGAACCCGGAGCGGGACACGGACAGCGAAGAGGCCCAGGGGAGTAGCGCGACGGAGGGTCCCGGAAAGAAGGCATCGCCTCCCGAACTGCACAGCGGGCACAAACTCGCCAGACGCTACCGCCTCGAGGAGTGCGTCACCCGTCTGGACGGATTCAGCAGCTGGCGTGCGGTCGACGAGAAACTCCGTCGTGCCGTCGGCGTCCACACGCTGCCCGCGGACCATGCCCGGGCGCGTTCCGTACTGGCGGCCGCCCGTTCCTCCGCTCTGCTGGGCGATCCGCGCTTCGTCCAGGTCCTCGACGCCGTCGAGGAGAACGACCTCGTCTACGTCGTCCACGAGTGGCTGCCCGACGCCACCGAGCTGACCGCGCTGCTCGCGTCCGGCCCCCTGGAGCCGCACGACGCCTACCAGATGGTCAGTCAGGTCGCCTCCGCCATGGCCGCCGCACACCGCGAGGGCCTCGCCCATCTGCGGCTGAATCCGAACGCCGTACTGCGCGCCTCCACCGGTCAATGGCGCATCCGCGGCCTCGCCGTGAACGCGGCGCTGCGCGGCATCAACTCCGACACCCCGCAGCGCACCGACACCGAGTCGATCGGTGCACTGCTGTACGCGGCGCTGACCCAGCGCTGGCCGTACGAGAACGACGCCTACGGTCTGTCCGGGCTGCCCAAGACCATCGGCCTGATCGCGCCGGACCAGGTGCGCGCCGGTGTCCACCGTGGCCTGTCCGAGCTCGCCATGCGGGCTCTCGTCAACGACGGGGCCACCGCCTCCCGTCACGAGGCTCCGTGCACCACGCCCGAGGAGCTGGTGAAGGCGATCGGCGAGATGCCCCGCATCCGCCCGCCAGAGCCTTCGTTCACGGCTCCGGCGGAATACCAGCGCACGACGTACCAGCAAGGCACGTACGGCCGCCCCGCGCCCCGTCCCGGCGCCGCACAGCCGATGCCCACCCCACCCCCTCCGCTCCAGAGCCGCACCGGCAAGGTCCTGAAGTGGACGGTGTCGGCCCTGCTCATCGCCGCCCTCGGCCTGGGCAGCTGGCAGCTGGCGGACGCGCTGATGGACCAGAGCGGCAAGTCGAACGACACCAACAACACACAGACGCAGGACGGCGGCGGCAAGAACGCTCCGAAGCAGGCTCCGATAAAGATCCAGCATGCCCAGGAGTTCATCGCCGAGGGCGACTCCCAGCACCCCACCGACGTCGACAACACATACGACGGCAATGCATCCACGTTCTGGCGGACCAGGTCCTTCGACGCGGGCCCCACGATCGCACCGCTCAAGCCCGGTGTCGGCATCGTCTATGACCTTGGCTCGGTGAAGGATCTCGGCAGCGCCACCGTCGGGCTCCGCTACGCCGGTGATCACACGACGCTCGATCTGTACTCGGCCGACTCGCTGACGCCTCCGTCGCTCGGCTCGATGACAAAGATCGGCTCTGTCACGACCACCGGCACCTCCGCTACGGTGAAGCTCAAGAAGTCCGTGAAGACACAGTATGTCCTCGTATGGCTGACGGCCGTACCGAAGTCAGGTTACGACTCCACCTTGTACACACGCGCCGGCTACAAGCAGGCCATTAGTGAAGTGAACTTCATGGGCTGAGGAGCGGCAGCGAGGAAGTGGTCATCGCGCATAGATTTCGCTGGCTTATGCCCTTAGTCCGCCCACATGCAGCCATTACGACTACTACACATATGAGCCATGAGCTGCTTGAACGATATGCCTTAGCCGGGCGGATACACCTGCCGCTCGACTCGCCTGCACAACAAAGCCGTTTTACCTGACACTTGCCGTTCAAGGCGAGTCGGACAAAACCCGGCGAGCCCGCCCTACCTCCGCTTTCTGGAAAGACCGGAGCCTCTGCAGTTCCTTTGAGTGTTTGCGGATCATCTTTTCTTGGTCCGCACTCTCTATTTCCCGCCAGATCTCAGTTAGGCTCGATTCGCGCTTACACTGAACATCCCTCACGGCCACACGCCTCTCTTGCTCCGTCGGCCTGCCCACTTCTTGAAATTTCGGATCGGAAATCGCCTCCAACGGCGATGCATATCTATAACCCCTTTGCATCATGCAAGCGGACCACTGCTTGTTAGCTTTTACCCAACGTGGATCCTTCATTGAATTTTCGAAGCTTCCCCCATCGATACCTCGCGCTAGGGCTATAATGGCATCTGGTGTGTCATCACCAGAGATTTTGGCATCAGCCTCGCCACTGCAACCCCCTGGCGGCAACTTGTCAGCCTTCCCTGATCCTCCAGACCGACCATTACTTTCCCCGAAGAGAAAAATCCTGTCCTCCTTCGTGAGGTTGCGTGGATCTCTATTCGCGCGGTCTGCCACCTTCGGCATGTGGTATCCGTAAGCAGCGGCAGTTTCAGTCTCTGTCACTCCATACCTCCTGGAAGCCTGAACTACCGGCTTACCAGGAGAAGGGGCAATAAATCGACTGCCGAAAGCCTTCATGCAGCGATCAATCAGTACTGTCTTTGCCTTATCGATGAGATAGTAGTCATATGGGTTAATCCCATATACATCGATGGGCAAGTCGAGGAGCTGAGGCGATGCGTGAACCCCACCCACCCCTTCGATCGATCCATTTCGCCTCTGGTCTTCTTTTCTTTGTTCTGCAGTAGACCCTCCGACGCAGCCAGTCAGCAGTACTGAGGAGATAATGATGAGAGCACTAGCATTTCCCAATTGACGAGACAGCCACATGGCCGCACCCCCAAAAGCAGAGGCGGGCGCCAACAGGCGCCCGCCGAGAGTCCATTTCACATTTGTCACGACCAGTACTTACAACCCTGACTTTGCACACGATCACGCCAATAGAGGGACGCATCATCGTTGTACGTGTTAGCCAGCTTCGAAGCGTAGGTGTATTCATGGCCGGCCTGGAGCCTGTCACAGGGTCCTGCGTAGCCACTGTTGCGGTAGATCGTTACGTTATAGCCCAGTCCGTAATTTCTCGCTTGCGCCGAAGCGGCATGGTTCTTCACCGAAAGCCCCTGTCCGGCGCCCACCGTCTTAAACGTGTATGGACCCAGGTTAGGAATTCCTTCCTCCGCCTTGTTGTTCTCAAAAGTCGTTCGCGAACCACCGTACTGGGAGTTGTAAAATATCACCACGCACGCGTAATCGCAGTTATTTACCGTGTGGGTGCTCGTCCAGGTAGCAGCGCCAGCATCTGAAGCAGCCCCACCAACGCCGAGAACGGCAGCTGATATAACTGAGGTTGCGGCAGCGAGATAACGCCCCTTAGGCATTAAAGATTCCCCCTCATGCAGTAACGAGACAGGAATATCAAGATTCCAGCTCTTCACATCTTGACACCGCTGGTGCTCATACTATTGTTGTGAGATTGTGTCTATGGCGCATACGCGGCTAACCTACATGCTTGTCCCGCAGCGAGTCGGGGGATATGGGTGAAAGACGAGCCAATTGGTACCCAGGCCTCACCTTCAGACCAGGCTCTCCTGGCCAGTCACGTCGCAGGCGACTCGGACGCCTTTGGTGAACTGGTACGGCGGCATCGGGATCGGCTCTGGGCGGTCGCGCTGCGGACGCTGGGGGATCGCGAGGAGGCCGCTGATGCGGTCCAGGACGCCCTGGTCTCTGCCTATCGAGCTGCTCGAACCTTCCGGGGGCAGTCCGCCGTCACGACATGGCTGCACCGGATCACGGTGAATGCCTGCATCGACCGGGCTCGCAAGGCGGACTCCCGGAAGACCTCTCCCGTCGACGACACCGAACGGCTGGAGCAACTGCTGGAGCCGCATGAGTCGGCCTCGGCTCCGGCCGAGCGCAACGATCTGCACCGGCAGCTCCTCGAAGCACTCGGCACCCTTCCGTATGAGCAGCGTGCGGCTCTGGTCCTCGTGGACATGCAGGGGTACCCCGTGGCCGAGGCCGCTCGAATCCTCGACGTGCCCACGGGGACGGTGAAGAGCCGGTGCGCCCGAGGCAGAGCCAGGCTGCTGCCGCTGCTCACCCATCTACGCCCCGGAAGCACAGGGGACGAAAAAGAACCCGGCCCGGAACGGAACCGGATGGCCGAGCCACCCGTCCCACCGGCAACGGGACCACGGGACGGAGGCTCCCGCGTCGCGGGTCCGAGTGATTCAACCGTAGTGAAGGGCGGAGGTGGGCGAGCGTGACTTCCACGGCAGACACGGCCGGGCACCCGGACGTCGCGGAGATCTCCGACCTCACCGAAGGACTCCTTCCATCGAGCCGGACCGCGGAGCTGCAGCGTCACCTGGAAGAGTGCGAGCTGTGCGCGGACGTCCGTGCCTCGCTGGAGGAGATCCAGGGGCTGCTGGGCACCGTGCCGGGTCCGTCGCGCATGCCGGCGGACGTCGCGGACCGCATTGACGCCGCCCTCGCGGCCGAAGCCCGACGGAGCGCCACCGAACCCGGAGCTCTGGACACGTCGGTGCTGATTTCCGGGCCCGCAGAGCCAGACAGCCAGATCACCGGCGGTGGTGTTTCACGTGAAACATCGCCTTCGGCGGACCGGCCCGTCGGGCGCCCCCACGGGGCGACAGGGCCGGGGCGGAAGGGACGCGAGCGCGGGCGGCGCCGCAGGACCGTCGTCCTCGGTGCCGTTCTCACCGCCGCCGTCCTGGGGGCCGGGTCCCTGGTCCTGCAGTCACTCGGCAGCGGGGGCTCCGATACGACGGCTCATGGCAAGCCGACACAGTCCGTCACCACCTTCTCCGGGGACAGTGTCCAGAACCAGGTGAAGGATCTGCTCTCCGTCAAAAGGGAAACGGAGGGGGGCTCCGAGAGCAAGCGGCCACGGTCAGGGGCCGACTCGGAGCAGAACACCCCAGGGTCGACCCAGGGCGCACACACACTGCTGCAGCCCCAGACCTCGGTTCCCGACTGCGTCCGGAAGGCGATCAGCCGCAGCGGTGATGTTCTCGGCGCCAAGACAGGCATGTACGCCGGCAAGAGTGCCTATCTCGTCGTACTGCCCGACACCGTCGACAGCACACGGGTCACGGTCTATGTCGTCGACGCGTCGTGCGTCGGTCAGCAGCCCGTCTCCCCGGGCAAGGTGCTGCTGAAGCAGTCCCTCGCTCGTCCCTGAGACACTAGAGGCGTCCTCTCCGGTCATCAGTACCGTCAGCGATCCCCGTGTGCCCGGACACACCGGGAATGCTCGCCCCTTAGGATCCGTTGGGTGGGGTGAGAGTCCTGAAAGGGGCTCCCACCGGTCGACTGACACAGACCAGAGACGAGGAATCAAGCCGTGAGCGACGTCCGTAACGTGATCATCATCGGCTCCGGGCCCGCGGGCTACACGGCCGCGCTCTACACCGCCCGCGCATCGCTGAAG is a genomic window of Streptomyces griseochromogenes containing:
- a CDS encoding protein kinase family protein gives rise to the protein MAERSTAAVDVADNNGEQPLTAKADQSTADGVAQNPERDTDSEEAQGSSATEGPGKKASPPELHSGHKLARRYRLEECVTRLDGFSSWRAVDEKLRRAVGVHTLPADHARARSVLAAARSSALLGDPRFVQVLDAVEENDLVYVVHEWLPDATELTALLASGPLEPHDAYQMVSQVASAMAAAHREGLAHLRLNPNAVLRASTGQWRIRGLAVNAALRGINSDTPQRTDTESIGALLYAALTQRWPYENDAYGLSGLPKTIGLIAPDQVRAGVHRGLSELAMRALVNDGATASRHEAPCTTPEELVKAIGEMPRIRPPEPSFTAPAEYQRTTYQQGTYGRPAPRPGAAQPMPTPPPPLQSRTGKVLKWTVSALLIAALGLGSWQLADALMDQSGKSNDTNNTQTQDGGGKNAPKQAPIKIQHAQEFIAEGDSQHPTDVDNTYDGNASTFWRTRSFDAGPTIAPLKPGVGIVYDLGSVKDLGSATVGLRYAGDHTTLDLYSADSLTPPSLGSMTKIGSVTTTGTSATVKLKKSVKTQYVLVWLTAVPKSGYDSTLYTRAGYKQAISEVNFMG
- the sigM gene encoding RNA polymerase sigma factor SigM, giving the protein MGTQASPSDQALLASHVAGDSDAFGELVRRHRDRLWAVALRTLGDREEAADAVQDALVSAYRAARTFRGQSAVTTWLHRITVNACIDRARKADSRKTSPVDDTERLEQLLEPHESASAPAERNDLHRQLLEALGTLPYEQRAALVLVDMQGYPVAEAARILDVPTGTVKSRCARGRARLLPLLTHLRPGSTGDEKEPGPERNRMAEPPVPPATGPRDGGSRVAGPSDSTVVKGGGGRA
- a CDS encoding anti-sigma factor family protein; this encodes MTSTADTAGHPDVAEISDLTEGLLPSSRTAELQRHLEECELCADVRASLEEIQGLLGTVPGPSRMPADVADRIDAALAAEARRSATEPGALDTSVLISGPAEPDSQITGGGVSRETSPSADRPVGRPHGATGPGRKGRERGRRRRTVVLGAVLTAAVLGAGSLVLQSLGSGGSDTTAHGKPTQSVTTFSGDSVQNQVKDLLSVKRETEGGSESKRPRSGADSEQNTPGSTQGAHTLLQPQTSVPDCVRKAISRSGDVLGAKTGMYAGKSAYLVVLPDTVDSTRVTVYVVDASCVGQQPVSPGKVLLKQSLARP